The Lycium barbarum isolate Lr01 chromosome 12, ASM1917538v2, whole genome shotgun sequence genome includes a region encoding these proteins:
- the LOC132622666 gene encoding uncharacterized protein LOC132622666 isoform X3, which yields MVNEVNAQMQSSENEKDNKNVLELMDSTDSYLLLMNSLSSSLRQGWLELASARHSMGASRINSALFDLKSHSAATTLQLNHQDAGHESEKLHISLCKWAASSESPKSCSEEAKFGEDKPLQKKSDSPMVLNQDGSLNSEVQEEAAEASESPRTLEDQARKERLKSLSMFGMLVSPKLRAAQSSFETALETLVEVANKQADLLNAYDQRNNQ from the exons ATGGTGAATGAGGTAAATGCACAAATGCAGAGCTCCGAAAACGAAAAAGATAATAAGAATGTTTTAGAGTTAATGGATTCGACGGACAGCTATCTCCTTCTTATGAATTCTCTCTCTTCATCACTTCGCCAG GGATGGCTGGAGCTGGCAAGTGCTCGGCATTCTATGGGTGCTTCACGTATCAATAGTGCATTGTTCGATCTCAAATCTCATTCTGCTGCCACTACATTGCAATTAAATCATCAGGATG CTGGGCATGAATCGGAGAAATTGCATATCAGTTTGTGCAAGTGGGCGGCATCGTCTGAGAGTCCAAAAAGCTGTTCCGAGGAAGCAAAATTTGGGGAGGATAAACCGTTACAGAAGAAATCCGATAGCCCAATGGTTCTGAATCAGGATGGTTCTCTAAATTCTG AAGTTCAGGAAGAAGCGGCAGAAGCTAGTGAATCACCACGCACGCTTGAGGATCAA GCTCGAAAAGAACGACTCAAGTCATTATCCATGTTTGGGATGCTGGTCTCTCCAAAGCTTCGAGCTGCCCAATCATCATTTGAGACTG CTCTGGAAACTCTAGTAGAAGTAGCAAATAAACAGGCAGACCTGCTTAATGCTTATGACCAG AGAAATAATCAGTAA
- the LOC132622666 gene encoding uncharacterized protein LOC132622666 isoform X2, giving the protein MVNEVNAQMQSSENEKDNKNVLELMDSTDSYLLLMNSLSSSLRQGWLELASARHSMGASRINSALFDLKSHSAATTLQLNHQDAGHESEKLHISLCKWAASSESPKSCSEEAKFGEDKPLQKKSDSPMVLNQDGSLNSVQEEAAEASESPRTLEDQARKERLKSLSMFGMLVSPKLRAAQSSFETALETLVEVANKQADLLNAYDQVRAKMESTTK; this is encoded by the exons ATGGTGAATGAGGTAAATGCACAAATGCAGAGCTCCGAAAACGAAAAAGATAATAAGAATGTTTTAGAGTTAATGGATTCGACGGACAGCTATCTCCTTCTTATGAATTCTCTCTCTTCATCACTTCGCCAG GGATGGCTGGAGCTGGCAAGTGCTCGGCATTCTATGGGTGCTTCACGTATCAATAGTGCATTGTTCGATCTCAAATCTCATTCTGCTGCCACTACATTGCAATTAAATCATCAGGATG CTGGGCATGAATCGGAGAAATTGCATATCAGTTTGTGCAAGTGGGCGGCATCGTCTGAGAGTCCAAAAAGCTGTTCCGAGGAAGCAAAATTTGGGGAGGATAAACCGTTACAGAAGAAATCCGATAGCCCAATGGTTCTGAATCAGGATGGTTCTCTAAATTCTG TTCAGGAAGAAGCGGCAGAAGCTAGTGAATCACCACGCACGCTTGAGGATCAA GCTCGAAAAGAACGACTCAAGTCATTATCCATGTTTGGGATGCTGGTCTCTCCAAAGCTTCGAGCTGCCCAATCATCATTTGAGACTG CTCTGGAAACTCTAGTAGAAGTAGCAAATAAACAGGCAGACCTGCTTAATGCTTATGACCAGGTACGAGCAAAGATGGAGAGCACCACCAAATGA
- the LOC132622666 gene encoding uncharacterized protein LOC132622666 isoform X1, which produces MVNEVNAQMQSSENEKDNKNVLELMDSTDSYLLLMNSLSSSLRQGWLELASARHSMGASRINSALFDLKSHSAATTLQLNHQDAGHESEKLHISLCKWAASSESPKSCSEEAKFGEDKPLQKKSDSPMVLNQDGSLNSEVQEEAAEASESPRTLEDQARKERLKSLSMFGMLVSPKLRAAQSSFETALETLVEVANKQADLLNAYDQVRAKMESTTK; this is translated from the exons ATGGTGAATGAGGTAAATGCACAAATGCAGAGCTCCGAAAACGAAAAAGATAATAAGAATGTTTTAGAGTTAATGGATTCGACGGACAGCTATCTCCTTCTTATGAATTCTCTCTCTTCATCACTTCGCCAG GGATGGCTGGAGCTGGCAAGTGCTCGGCATTCTATGGGTGCTTCACGTATCAATAGTGCATTGTTCGATCTCAAATCTCATTCTGCTGCCACTACATTGCAATTAAATCATCAGGATG CTGGGCATGAATCGGAGAAATTGCATATCAGTTTGTGCAAGTGGGCGGCATCGTCTGAGAGTCCAAAAAGCTGTTCCGAGGAAGCAAAATTTGGGGAGGATAAACCGTTACAGAAGAAATCCGATAGCCCAATGGTTCTGAATCAGGATGGTTCTCTAAATTCTG AAGTTCAGGAAGAAGCGGCAGAAGCTAGTGAATCACCACGCACGCTTGAGGATCAA GCTCGAAAAGAACGACTCAAGTCATTATCCATGTTTGGGATGCTGGTCTCTCCAAAGCTTCGAGCTGCCCAATCATCATTTGAGACTG CTCTGGAAACTCTAGTAGAAGTAGCAAATAAACAGGCAGACCTGCTTAATGCTTATGACCAGGTACGAGCAAAGATGGAGAGCACCACCAAATGA
- the LOC132622666 gene encoding uncharacterized protein LOC132622666 isoform X4, with protein sequence MVNEVNAQMQSSENEKDNKNVLELMDSTDSYLLLMNSLSSSLRQGWLELASARHSMGASRINSALFDLKSHSAATTLQLNHQDAGHESEKLHISLCKWAASSESPKSCSEEAKFGEDKPLQKKSDSPMVLNQDGSLNSEVQEEAAEASESPRTLEDQARKERLKSLSMFGMLVSPKLRAAQSSFETA encoded by the exons ATGGTGAATGAGGTAAATGCACAAATGCAGAGCTCCGAAAACGAAAAAGATAATAAGAATGTTTTAGAGTTAATGGATTCGACGGACAGCTATCTCCTTCTTATGAATTCTCTCTCTTCATCACTTCGCCAG GGATGGCTGGAGCTGGCAAGTGCTCGGCATTCTATGGGTGCTTCACGTATCAATAGTGCATTGTTCGATCTCAAATCTCATTCTGCTGCCACTACATTGCAATTAAATCATCAGGATG CTGGGCATGAATCGGAGAAATTGCATATCAGTTTGTGCAAGTGGGCGGCATCGTCTGAGAGTCCAAAAAGCTGTTCCGAGGAAGCAAAATTTGGGGAGGATAAACCGTTACAGAAGAAATCCGATAGCCCAATGGTTCTGAATCAGGATGGTTCTCTAAATTCTG AAGTTCAGGAAGAAGCGGCAGAAGCTAGTGAATCACCACGCACGCTTGAGGATCAA GCTCGAAAAGAACGACTCAAGTCATTATCCATGTTTGGGATGCTGGTCTCTCCAAAGCTTCGAGCTGCCCAATCATCATTTGAGACTG CATGA
- the LOC132623084 gene encoding large ribosomal subunit protein eL34, with product MVQRLTYRKRHSYATKSNQHRVVKTPGGKLIYQTTKKRASGPKCPVTGKRIQGIPHLRPAEYKRSRLSRNRRTVNRAYGGVLSGSAVRERIIRAFLVEEQKIVKKVLKIQKAKEKLASK from the exons ATGGTTCAAAGACTTACATATCGTAAGCGGCACAGTTATGCCACCAAATCCAATCAACATAGGGTTGTCAAAACTCCCG GTGGAAAGCTAATTTACCAGACCACCAAGAAGAGAGCCAGCGGTCCTAAGTGTCCAGTTACTGGGAAGAGAATCCAAGGG ATTCCACACTTGAGACCTGCTGAATACAAGAGATCCAGATTGTCAAGAAACCGCAGGACTGTGAATCGTGCTTATGGAGGTGTGCTGTCTGGAAGTGCCGTAAGGGAGAG AATCATCCGTGCCTTCTTGGTTGAAGAACAAAAAATTGTGAAGAAGGTTTTGAAGATTCAGAAGGCAAAGGAAAAGCTAGCCTCAAAGTAG